Proteins encoded together in one Triticum dicoccoides isolate Atlit2015 ecotype Zavitan chromosome 7B, WEW_v2.0, whole genome shotgun sequence window:
- the LOC119341449 gene encoding cytochrome P450 72A14-like — protein MDTLGSPPWSLFFALSALLAALLCAGRALAGAWLGLGPRRVARALRSQGVRGTSYRFPSGDMKEYVRLVAAACSQPMPISSHAVAARAVPFDHGVIKQHGKVALTWFGPEPRVVVADPQLFREILSNKQGQFGKQRSILRIERLLANGLTTHQGDKWVAHRRIINHAFHFEKLKRMLPAFAECSSELVRRWGDSMGQSDVQEIDVWPEFQNLTGDVISRVAFGSSFGEGRQIFRLQSEQAQNAVKMANVMYIPGYRFLPTKLNRRMKANAREVEVLLKGIITNRQRAMMDGHADNDDLLGVMMESNIEESQEAGSSKPTMTTDDIVGELKLFYFAGIETTAVLLTWAMVLLSMHPEWQDRAREEVLRVFGQNQPDSEGINRLKVVTMILHEVIRLYPPILLLGREAYKETELGGVTYPAGVTFVLPIVCIHHDPDVWGEDVDEFKPERFAEGIAGAYKNSPAFFPFGWGPRICVGQNFALLEAKMGLSLILQHFMFELSPSYTHAPCPVSTLQPQHGAQITLMKL, from the exons atggacactctCGGCTCGCCCCCATGGAGCCTGTTCTTCGCTCTCAGTGCCCTGCTGGCCGCGCTGTTGTGCGCCGGGCGGGCGCTGGCCGGCGCCTGGCTCGGGCTCGGCCCGCGGAGGGTGGCCAGGGCCCTGCGGTCCCAGGGTGTCCGCGGCACGTCTTACCGCTTCCCCTCCGGCGACATGAAGGAGTACGTGCGGCTCGTCGCCGCGGCCTGCTCCCAGCCCATGCCGATCTCCTCGCACGCCGTCGCCGCCCGCGCGGTGCCGTTCGACCACGGCGTCATCAAGCAACACG GTAAAGTTGCCCTGACTTGGTTCGGCCCGGAGCCGAGGGTGGTGGTGGCGGACCCTCAGCTGTTCCGGGAGATCCTGTCGAACAAGCAGGGCCAGTTCGGGAAGCAGAGGTCCATCCTTCGGATCGAGCGGCTCTTGGCCAACGGCCTGACCACCCACCAGGGCGACAAGTGGGTCGCCCACCGGAGGATCATCAACCACGCCTTCCATTTCGAGAAGCTCAAG AGGATGTTACCGGCTTTCGCAGAGTGTTCTAGTGAACTTGTGCGAAGATGGGGAGACTCCATGGGGCAAAGTGATGTGCAGGAGATAGATGTGTGGCCAGAGTTTCAGAACCTCACAGGGGACGTCATCTCCCGAGTAGCGTTCGGGAGCAGCTTCGGTGAAGGGAGACAGATCTTCCGGTTGCAGTCTGAGCAGGCGCAAAATGCTGTCAAGATGGCAAACGTGATGTACATTCCCGGTTACAG GTTCCTGCCAACAAAGCTCAATAGAAGGATGAAGGCAAATGCCCGGGAGGTCGAAGTACTACTGAAAGGCATAATCACAAACAGGCAGAGGGCGATGATGGATGGCCATGCCGACAACGACGATCTACTAGGCGTGATGATGGAGTCAAACATAGAAGAAAGCCAAGAAGCCGGAAGCTCCAAGCCGACGATGACCACCGACGACATAGTAGGGGAGCTGAAGCTCTTCTATTTCGCGGGCATAGAGACAACCGCAGTGCTGCTCACATGGGCAATGGTCCTGCTAAGCATGCATCCCGAGTGGCAGGACCGCGCCAGGGAGGAGGTTCTGCGTGTCTTCGGACAGAACCAGCCGGATTCTGAGGGCATAAACCGACTGAAAGTC GTGACGATGATACTCCATGAGGTTATTAGGCTATACCCACCAATTCTACTACTTGGCCGAGAGGCGTATAAAGAGACAGAGCTGGGAGGCGTCACATATCCAGCCGGCGTTACATTTGTGCTGCCAATTGTGTGCATTCAccatgatccagatgtgtggggagaAGATGTCGATGAATTTAAGCCGGAGAGGTTTGCGGAGGGCATTGCCGGCGCATATAAGAACTCGCCGGCGTTCTTTCCGTTTGGCTGGGGACCGCGGATTTGCGTTGGGCAGAACTTTGCATTGCTTGAGGCCAAGATGGGATTGAGCCTGATCCTGCAACACTTCATGTTCGAGCTCTCACCGTCCTATACGCATGCGCCATGCCCGGTCTCCACTCTGCAGCCCCAACATGGTGCGCAGATTACGCTCATGAAACTCTAA
- the LOC119335667 gene encoding uncharacterized protein LOC119335667: protein MAASLRLAAATRILRPVVLPGQGPRRLVHNEQINRSSRLGSDEYRESVIQQHKEQLYDLIAEADPDSMTFARNSSLLKDLSTQIKPRPHDPQWRKITRRKTVNKWIEGVASVGILAASALTYCILSSIPKMGKYEGYLVTEESLPLLRRLYLAERWRKQDEHQAVATAEGVHEQDHGLVTSPHCSRCGNFLPERCAHCGLNLPRPR from the exons ATGGCGGCGTCTCTCCGCTTGGCGGCGGCCACGAGGATCCTGCGTCCGGTGGTGCTTCCAGGGCAGGGGCCTCGCCGGCTCGTCCACAACGAACAG ATTAACAGATCCAGCCGCCTTGGCTCGGATGAATACCGTGAGTCCGTTATCCAGCAGCACAAGGAGCAGCTGTATGATCTCATCGCCGAGGCCGACCCCGATTCCATGACCTTCGCGCGGAACAGTAGTCTGCTCAAGGATCTCTCTACACAAATCAAGCCTAGACCACATGACCCTCAATG GCGCAAGATAACAAGAAGGAAGACGGTGAACAAGTGGATCGAGGGGGTTGCGTCGGTGGGCATTCTGGCTGCTTCTGCGCTTACTTATTGTATCTTGAGTTCCATTCCTAAAATGGGGAAGTACGAGGGATATCTTGTTACTGAAGAGAGTCTACCCTTGCTACGACGGTTATATCTTGCTGAGAGATGGCGCAAGCAAGATGAACATCAGGCTGTTGCTACTGCCGAGGGAGTGCACGAGCAAGATCATGGACTTGTTACTTCGCCTCATTGTTCACGGTGTGGTAATTTTCTTCCTGAAAGGTGTGCCCATTGTGGTTTGAATCTCCCACGTCCACGTTAG